A single window of Chloracidobacterium sp. DNA harbors:
- a CDS encoding integration host factor subunit beta, which yields MIKLDIVNLVADRTGVPKQKAEQVVDSLFEAMKEALANGKRIELRGFGVFVVKDRKRGVGRNPRTGTEVPIPEGKTIRFKPGKELSAKAVS from the coding sequence ATGATCAAACTAGACATTGTAAATTTGGTTGCCGACCGAACCGGAGTACCGAAGCAGAAGGCTGAGCAGGTCGTCGATTCGCTGTTCGAAGCAATGAAAGAGGCTCTCGCCAATGGCAAGCGCATCGAGCTACGCGGTTTTGGCGTTTTTGTCGTTAAAGACCGCAAACGGGGAGTCGGCCGTAACCCGCGAACGGGTACCGAGGTGCCCATCCCTGAGGGCAAGACGATCCGTTTTAAGCCAGGCAAAGAGCTTTCGGCTAAGGCCGTCAGCTAA
- a CDS encoding DUF4440 domain-containing protein: MRTATLSFLFLLIISATLFAQADKSATAIRKVMDDQAAAWNKGDLDAFMSIGYWRSDKLTFVSGTKITRGWQQTLDNYKKGYDSRSKMGVLTFSDLEITMLGKNAAVVLGNWSLAREKDNPNGKFTLTFRKFKEGWRIIMDHTS, translated from the coding sequence ATGAGAACCGCGACCCTATCCTTTCTATTTCTGCTTATCATCTCAGCAACTCTATTCGCTCAGGCAGACAAATCCGCGACCGCGATCCGAAAGGTGATGGATGATCAGGCGGCGGCCTGGAACAAGGGCGACCTCGATGCCTTTATGTCGATCGGATATTGGAGATCTGATAAGCTCACATTCGTGTCGGGCACCAAGATCACGCGGGGTTGGCAACAGACACTTGATAATTACAAAAAGGGTTACGATTCGCGGTCCAAAATGGGCGTTTTGACCTTTTCCGATCTCGAGATCACGATGCTCGGCAAAAATGCGGCAGTCGTTTTGGGCAACTGGTCGCTGGCCCGCGAAAAGGACAATCCTAACGGCAAATTCACACTCACTTTCCGCAAGTTCAAAGAAGGTTGGCGGATCATAATGGACCACACTTCCTAA
- a CDS encoding MFS transporter produces the protein MASPDEGEKQPRWKRYFQLPRNVLALSFVALLNDTSSEIIYPLLPAFLALTLGASPFAIGLIEGFAESLASILKLFSGYLSDRLNTRKWPVFAGYTLAAIMRPLLALVTTWPQVLVVRMGDRVGKGIRGAPRDALLAASVEPSERGFAFGFNRAADHFGAILGPIVAYLLMSYFAADPMNPSAVEFQSVFWFASLPVVFGLFVVFFFVRDDTATVVANGSQVRLSLRGFDPNFKRFLFIIAVFTLSNSTDAFLLLRAEQAGISPAVLPLVWMTLHFSKVGFSLIGGELSDRIGRKKLIFAGWLVYALVYLGFAFADTPWHAWVLFIVYGVYFGFTEGVEKAMVADMVGAEKRGTAFGLYNLAFGITVFPASLIFGLIWNNFGAPNAFIFSSFISLIAALMLFTVRPRELKMAESV, from the coding sequence ATGGCGAGTCCCGATGAAGGCGAAAAGCAACCGCGATGGAAACGGTATTTTCAACTACCGCGAAATGTACTTGCGTTGAGCTTTGTCGCCCTCCTAAACGACACGTCGAGCGAGATCATCTACCCACTGCTTCCCGCCTTTCTTGCCCTGACACTGGGCGCCTCACCTTTTGCGATCGGCCTTATCGAGGGATTTGCGGAATCTTTAGCAAGCATATTAAAGCTATTTTCAGGATACTTGAGTGATCGGTTGAACACTCGTAAATGGCCCGTTTTTGCCGGATACACACTTGCTGCAATAATGCGGCCGCTGCTCGCACTCGTAACGACTTGGCCACAAGTGCTCGTCGTGAGAATGGGCGATCGCGTCGGCAAGGGTATTCGCGGAGCACCGCGGGACGCACTTCTCGCGGCAAGCGTCGAACCGTCCGAACGCGGATTTGCGTTTGGATTCAATCGTGCCGCTGATCATTTTGGTGCGATACTGGGCCCGATCGTCGCATACCTATTGATGTCGTATTTTGCTGCGGACCCGATGAACCCGTCGGCCGTGGAGTTTCAGAGTGTCTTTTGGTTTGCTTCGCTCCCTGTCGTTTTCGGACTATTTGTTGTTTTCTTTTTTGTTCGGGATGATACTGCCACGGTCGTGGCAAACGGATCGCAGGTTAGATTGTCTCTACGCGGATTTGACCCGAATTTTAAGCGATTTCTGTTCATCATAGCGGTATTCACACTTTCAAACTCGACCGATGCGTTTCTTTTACTACGTGCAGAGCAGGCCGGAATTTCGCCGGCAGTGCTTCCACTAGTCTGGATGACGTTGCATTTCAGTAAGGTCGGTTTTTCCCTGATCGGCGGCGAGCTCTCCGATCGCATCGGCCGGAAGAAACTGATCTTTGCGGGTTGGTTGGTATATGCACTCGTTTATTTGGGATTTGCGTTTGCCGATACACCTTGGCACGCTTGGGTCCTGTTTATCGTTTACGGAGTGTATTTTGGCTTTACTGAGGGTGTTGAGAAAGCGATGGTTGCCGATATGGTTGGCGCGGAGAAGCGTGGAACCGCCTTCGGCCTTTATAATCTTGCGTTCGGCATAACTGTGTTTCCGGCGTCACTGATATTTGGGCTGATCTGGAATAATTTCGGAGCGCCAAATGCATTTATTTTCAGCTCATTCATTTCTTTGATCGCAGCATTGATGCTGTTCACGGTCCGCCCGCGGGAGCTTAAAATGGCCGAGTCGGTATAA
- a CDS encoding zinc metallopeptidase, with product MRWRDQRQSTNIEDRRGMGGRTVALGGGSLGVLVLAIAIYLCGGDPSQLLQNAPNQGGVADPGVAANKPVGQDDNRQFVGAIMGSLEDAWKQILPQQARVRYQDPKLVLFTGQVSSACGYASAATGPFYCPGDYKLYLDFAFFDELRREFKAPGDFAQAYVIAHEFGHHIQNLTGTMDKVQQAGNNNRLSVALELQADCYAGIWANYAAKQNRLETGDIEEAIRAAQAVGDDMIQKRTQGYVVPDSFTHGSAAQRAQYFAIGIKSGDLRQCSTIR from the coding sequence ATGCGTTGGAGAGATCAGCGTCAGAGCACAAATATCGAAGATCGCCGCGGTATGGGCGGTCGCACAGTCGCCCTCGGCGGTGGTAGTTTAGGGGTTTTGGTCCTGGCGATCGCGATCTATTTGTGCGGCGGCGACCCTAGTCAACTGTTACAAAATGCGCCGAATCAAGGCGGTGTTGCTGACCCCGGCGTGGCCGCTAACAAGCCCGTTGGACAGGACGATAACCGCCAGTTTGTCGGGGCAATTATGGGCAGTCTCGAGGACGCCTGGAAACAGATATTGCCGCAACAGGCAAGGGTCCGATATCAGGATCCAAAACTCGTTCTTTTCACCGGACAAGTGTCGTCAGCTTGCGGCTACGCGTCGGCGGCGACCGGTCCTTTCTATTGTCCGGGCGATTATAAGCTGTACCTCGACTTTGCCTTTTTTGACGAGCTCCGCCGCGAATTCAAAGCTCCCGGCGACTTTGCCCAAGCATATGTCATTGCTCACGAGTTTGGCCACCATATTCAAAATCTGACCGGCACGATGGACAAGGTGCAACAGGCCGGTAATAATAATCGGCTCTCGGTCGCCCTCGAACTCCAGGCCGATTGCTATGCCGGCATCTGGGCGAACTATGCCGCTAAGCAAAACCGGCTCGAAACCGGCGATATCGAAGAGGCGATCCGAGCAGCACAGGCCGTCGGCGATGATATGATCCAGAAACGAACCCAAGGCTACGTCGTACCCGATTCGTTTACACATGGATCAGCGGCACAGCGGGCGCAGTACTTCGCGATCGGAATAAAATCGGGTGATTTGCGGCAATGCTCGACCATTCGGTGA
- a CDS encoding S9 family peptidase — protein sequence MKIRILSLAFILLFAVAAYSQPYSIQQYLNIRSAAAPTMSPDGREMAYITNVTGTSQVWAMLLPSGKPRQLTNYDDNVSFVKWLGDGSGIIFGKAKGGDENTQFYWMKPDGTGVKALTDSPTVRHNFGEVSNDGRVIYYASNRRNRTFFDVYSMDIQTGVENLLFQHDGNNNIAAVNNDGSKIIVSRDRIELSLDNDLYLINTKTGKEQLLTPHKGSTQYGGVSFLPDGKSLVLGSNEGREFFTLANLRLKNAANSGDWSDANRELRFIDGVTNDVSGITMADSPSSIAFATNREGFSELWLQPIETDGKPLITFFTGKLQKIMLPGQGVVSGMTIDRGESKLAFSFSSSKSSGEIWIYDLKYKTLKQATNSDQAGIDPKSFVAPELIKYTSFDGREIPAWYYPPQGVEYRRKKNNSGRVFAFSKVIGVVGSQRLSAYKVPVIVSVHGGPEGQERPGFNPLYQYYLSRGYAVLATNVRGSTGYGKTYTHLDDVEKREDSVKDLAFAAEWLKAKGGADPKRIAVMGGSYGGYMTMAAITLYPELWAAAVNTVGIVNWETFLTNTSGYRRRQREVEYGRLDRDIEFLRRVSPIKKIDRIKAPLFVIHGKNDPRVPYTEAEQVVKALKARGAVVEYKLYDDEGHGISKLKNRLDLYPMVADFLDKHLK from the coding sequence ATGAAAATCAGAATATTATCGTTGGCGTTTATCTTATTGTTTGCCGTTGCGGCATATTCCCAGCCGTATTCGATCCAGCAATACCTGAATATCAGATCCGCCGCTGCACCGACGATGTCACCCGATGGACGTGAGATGGCGTATATCACAAATGTAACCGGCACAAGCCAGGTCTGGGCGATGCTCTTGCCATCCGGAAAACCTCGGCAGCTAACCAATTACGATGACAACGTCAGCTTTGTTAAATGGCTCGGCGACGGTAGCGGCATAATCTTTGGCAAGGCGAAGGGCGGCGATGAGAATACTCAGTTTTATTGGATGAAGCCCGACGGCACCGGTGTCAAGGCACTGACCGACTCACCGACCGTCCGGCATAATTTCGGTGAGGTATCCAATGACGGCCGTGTTATTTATTACGCATCGAATAGACGCAACCGCACATTTTTTGACGTTTATTCGATGGATATCCAAACGGGTGTTGAAAATTTATTATTTCAGCACGACGGTAACAATAACATCGCGGCGGTCAACAATGACGGTTCGAAGATTATCGTTTCGCGAGACCGTATCGAATTAAGCCTAGATAACGATCTATATCTAATCAACACGAAGACCGGAAAAGAACAACTTTTGACGCCGCATAAAGGCTCCACACAGTACGGCGGAGTAAGTTTTTTGCCCGACGGCAAATCGCTCGTGCTCGGATCTAACGAAGGCCGCGAATTCTTCACACTTGCCAATCTACGGCTCAAAAATGCCGCCAATTCTGGCGATTGGAGCGATGCGAATCGTGAACTTAGATTTATCGATGGAGTGACGAATGACGTGTCAGGTATCACCATGGCCGATTCGCCGAGCAGTATCGCGTTCGCCACAAACCGCGAAGGTTTTTCGGAACTATGGCTCCAACCGATCGAAACGGACGGAAAACCGCTCATCACATTCTTTACCGGCAAACTGCAAAAGATAATGTTGCCGGGTCAGGGCGTGGTCAGTGGTATGACCATCGATCGCGGAGAGTCGAAACTTGCATTTTCGTTCAGCTCATCAAAAAGCAGTGGCGAAATATGGATCTACGATCTAAAATATAAAACCCTAAAACAGGCGACCAACAGCGATCAGGCAGGAATCGACCCTAAATCGTTTGTCGCTCCGGAACTCATCAAGTACACGTCATTTGACGGGCGTGAGATACCCGCTTGGTATTACCCACCGCAGGGTGTCGAATATCGTCGGAAGAAAAACAATTCGGGTCGCGTATTCGCCTTTTCCAAGGTAATCGGTGTTGTCGGCAGTCAGCGACTCTCCGCTTACAAGGTTCCTGTGATCGTCTCGGTCCACGGCGGCCCCGAAGGACAGGAGCGTCCCGGTTTTAATCCGCTTTATCAGTACTATCTCTCAAGGGGTTACGCCGTGTTGGCGACCAATGTGCGCGGTTCGACCGGTTACGGAAAAACCTATACTCACCTCGACGACGTCGAGAAACGGGAAGATTCTGTCAAGGATCTTGCCTTTGCGGCCGAATGGCTTAAGGCCAAGGGCGGTGCCGACCCGAAACGTATCGCGGTGATGGGCGGCAGTTACGGCGGATATATGACGATGGCCGCGATAACCCTTTACCCCGAACTCTGGGCCGCAGCGGTCAATACCGTCGGCATCGTCAATTGGGAAACATTTTTAACCAACACGTCGGGCTATCGCCGGCGTCAGCGTGAGGTCGAATACGGTCGACTTGACCGCGATATCGAATTTCTAAGACGGGTCTCGCCGATCAAAAAGATCGATCGCATAAAAGCTCCGCTCTTTGTCATCCACGGCAAAAATGATCCGAGAGTGCCCTATACCGAAGCCGAACAGGTCGTCAAAGCACTAAAAGCCCGCGGCGCCGTTGTCGAGTACAAACTATACGACGACGAAGGCCACGGCATCTCCAAACTCAAGAACCGCCTCGACCTGTACCCGATGGTCGCTGACTTTCTCGACAAGCATTTGAAATAG
- a CDS encoding M48 family metalloprotease translates to MKSNLIQRKLAVTSLMFAILIVPIAAISQTQIKMPKNKYKVQDDVKIGAQASTEVEKQFPILNDGDATRYIERVGARLVSAIPTQFRQTAFEYRFKLVNASDINAFALPGGPMYVNRGMIESARNEGEMAGVMAHEISHVALRHATAQQTKQGSFGNQLGIIGMILGGAILAGEAGAQLGAMGAAAWMTKYSREYETQADVLGARIMADAGYDPRDLANMFKTISAQGGGGGPEWLSSHPDPGNRFEKINKEATFLDVSSNPTKLTRDFERVQARLRAMPKAMTMAEIQKRSQTTSNPTASGKYSANIAYPSTRVRSYSGGNWVRMNVPSNWREFPSENAVQFAPDGAFGDQGITHGVMLGTFKSQNANLNNGTQEYVNGILQANAYLRQRNNFQRAYVAGRQGYSTVLAGRSPVTNRNEVVTVYTTQLSSGELFYLVTVVPEAEAVRYDNAFRNILGSLRLSE, encoded by the coding sequence ATGAAGAGTAATCTGATACAGCGAAAGTTGGCCGTCACATCCCTGATGTTTGCGATCCTAATCGTCCCGATCGCCGCGATATCGCAGACACAGATCAAGATGCCCAAAAATAAATACAAAGTGCAGGACGATGTGAAGATCGGGGCACAGGCATCGACAGAGGTCGAAAAGCAGTTTCCGATCCTCAATGATGGTGACGCGACTCGGTACATCGAGCGTGTAGGAGCACGCCTCGTTTCGGCGATTCCGACTCAATTTAGACAGACAGCATTTGAGTATCGTTTTAAGCTTGTTAACGCAAGCGACATCAATGCCTTTGCCCTGCCCGGCGGACCGATGTACGTCAATCGCGGAATGATCGAATCCGCACGTAACGAGGGTGAAATGGCCGGCGTTATGGCACACGAAATATCCCACGTCGCCCTTCGTCACGCCACTGCCCAACAGACTAAACAGGGAAGTTTCGGAAATCAACTTGGAATAATCGGAATGATCCTGGGTGGAGCTATTCTCGCAGGCGAAGCCGGGGCTCAACTCGGTGCGATGGGCGCTGCCGCGTGGATGACCAAATACAGTCGCGAATATGAGACACAGGCGGACGTGCTCGGTGCTCGAATTATGGCGGATGCCGGCTACGACCCTCGCGATCTGGCAAATATGTTTAAGACCATTTCAGCACAGGGCGGCGGAGGTGGCCCCGAATGGCTTAGCAGTCATCCCGATCCGGGCAATCGCTTCGAAAAGATCAATAAAGAGGCAACATTCCTAGATGTTTCGTCAAATCCGACCAAGCTGACTCGTGACTTTGAAAGGGTGCAGGCACGACTCAGGGCAATGCCAAAGGCGATGACGATGGCCGAGATCCAGAAACGCTCGCAGACAACGAGCAATCCGACCGCAAGTGGAAAATACTCGGCCAACATCGCATATCCATCGACGCGGGTCAGGTCGTATTCGGGTGGAAATTGGGTTCGGATGAACGTGCCGTCGAATTGGCGCGAGTTTCCGTCAGAAAACGCGGTTCAATTTGCTCCTGACGGAGCCTTCGGCGACCAGGGAATAACGCACGGAGTTATGCTAGGTACATTCAAAAGCCAGAATGCGAACTTGAATAACGGCACTCAGGAGTATGTCAACGGCATACTCCAGGCCAATGCATATTTGCGTCAGCGTAATAATTTTCAACGAGCCTATGTGGCGGGCCGCCAGGGATACTCGACCGTGCTCGCCGGTCGGTCGCCGGTAACGAATCGGAATGAGGTCGTAACGGTTTACACGACGCAACTCAGTAGCGGAGAGCTGTTCTATCTGGTGACCGTTGTGCCTGAGGCCGAAGCCGTACGTTATGATAATGCATTTCGCAATATCCTTGGTTCACTTCGCTTGAGCGAATAG
- a CDS encoding site-2 protease family protein produces MTEEDSFESPALVERTAMRPTARTWVKHLILLLITLCTATIAGVLYPFGSSANFIAGDPQTAGEAWTFFQTLPVAYAVMIYKTVTDLFVVDGLLFEGLSFSVSLLFILISHEMGHYIACRIYKVDATLPYFLPTPPMIGPAGTFGAFIKIMSPMPSRRAVFDIGVAGPIAGFIALIPVALIGLATMKVASPAQIAFSTGGLTFSDPLLFRFLAFLFGIDLKFGIGNSFYFAAWIGLLVTALNLIPSGQLDGGHAIYAALGKRVHFWTGRIAFAAMATLSVLGMYLYSSPSGFLFAIILAVMMRVKHPEPFDLTPLDTKRKVIAILTLLIFALCFVPFPIQIN; encoded by the coding sequence ATGACCGAAGAAGATAGTTTTGAATCACCGGCCTTAGTGGAACGCACAGCAATGCGCCCGACAGCCCGAACTTGGGTCAAGCACTTAATTCTGCTGCTGATCACTCTCTGCACCGCAACGATCGCCGGCGTGCTTTATCCTTTTGGAAGCAGTGCAAATTTTATCGCGGGCGACCCGCAGACGGCGGGCGAGGCGTGGACGTTTTTTCAGACGTTACCGGTCGCATACGCGGTAATGATCTACAAGACGGTCACCGACCTTTTCGTCGTTGACGGCCTGCTGTTTGAGGGATTGAGCTTTTCAGTATCGCTTTTGTTCATCCTAATCTCGCACGAGATGGGTCACTATATCGCGTGTCGGATCTATAAGGTCGATGCGACATTGCCGTACTTTCTTCCGACGCCGCCGATGATCGGCCCGGCCGGCACGTTTGGGGCATTTATCAAGATAATGTCGCCGATGCCGTCAAGAAGGGCCGTGTTTGATATCGGCGTCGCAGGGCCGATAGCCGGATTTATTGCATTAATTCCCGTTGCATTGATCGGTCTCGCGACTATGAAGGTCGCCTCGCCGGCGCAAATAGCGTTTTCGACCGGCGGACTGACGTTCTCGGACCCACTCCTGTTTAGGTTTCTGGCGTTTCTATTTGGTATCGATCTGAAATTTGGAATAGGTAATTCGTTTTATTTTGCGGCCTGGATCGGCTTACTGGTAACGGCGCTCAATCTAATACCGTCAGGCCAACTCGACGGCGGACACGCCATTTATGCCGCCTTGGGCAAAAGGGTCCATTTCTGGACCGGCCGCATCGCTTTCGCTGCAATGGCAACGCTGTCTGTCCTTGGGATGTATCTCTACAGCAGCCCAAGCGGATTTCTATTCGCTATCATACTCGCCGTTATGATGCGGGTAAAACATCCGGAGCCCTTTGATTTAACCCCGCTCGATACAAAACGTAAGGTGATCGCGATCTTGACGCTATTGATCTTTGCCCTGTGCTTTGTGCCGTTTCCGATACAAATCAATTAG
- a CDS encoding peptidoglycan-binding protein: MLKKFLLLATALLVFSGAALGQGTTGTTTAASTEKPAKPAAFRATKDQIKQGQQILINGKLYSGEATGVYGDSRPAIKSYQKANGLDENGKFDKATLEKMGIALTDKQKGIATTETTKSKTTGSSTTGATNAKATSTGDGPKRPAPFQANKDQITALQNKLKDAKLFTGEANGERSDALKDAIKKYQEANDLNATGGVNAATLGKLGIALTDKQKEQVAAQAAYDAAKAPKN, from the coding sequence ATGCTTAAAAAGTTTCTGTTACTGGCAACCGCACTGCTCGTTTTTTCCGGTGCCGCATTAGGCCAGGGCACCACGGGTACGACCACTGCCGCATCTACTGAAAAGCCTGCCAAGCCCGCGGCGTTCCGGGCGACCAAGGATCAGATCAAGCAGGGTCAACAGATCCTCATCAACGGAAAGCTCTATTCCGGCGAAGCGACCGGCGTGTATGGGGATTCACGGCCGGCGATCAAGTCGTATCAAAAGGCGAACGGCCTAGACGAAAACGGTAAATTTGACAAGGCAACGCTCGAGAAAATGGGTATCGCGTTGACCGACAAGCAAAAGGGCATCGCAACCACAGAAACGACCAAGTCCAAAACCACCGGCTCATCGACGACCGGAGCGACCAATGCAAAGGCCACATCTACCGGTGACGGCCCGAAGCGGCCTGCTCCGTTTCAGGCGAATAAGGATCAGATAACTGCGTTGCAAAATAAACTCAAAGATGCAAAGCTCTTTACCGGCGAAGCCAACGGCGAACGCAGTGACGCACTGAAAGACGCGATCAAGAAATACCAGGAAGCCAATGACCTGAACGCGACCGGCGGTGTAAATGCCGCGACTCTGGGTAAGTTGGGAATTGCTCTTACCGACAAACAGAAAGAACAAGTTGCCGCTCAAGCAGCGTACGACGCCGCTAAAGCCCCCAAGAATTAA
- a CDS encoding DNA gyrase inhibitor YacG, with the protein MPIVKCPHCGKEVEFTGNEFRPFCSERCKMLDFGAWADGEYSLPTETSELSEEDIDQIEAANNDRSRR; encoded by the coding sequence ATGCCAATAGTTAAGTGTCCGCATTGCGGTAAAGAGGTAGAGTTTACAGGTAACGAATTTCGGCCGTTTTGCTCCGAAAGATGTAAAATGCTCGACTTTGGAGCGTGGGCGGATGGGGAATATTCCTTGCCGACTGAAACGTCCGAGTTAAGCGAAGAGGACATCGATCAGATCGAGGCGGCCAACAACGATAGGAGCCGACGATGA
- the phoU gene encoding phosphate signaling complex protein PhoU, giving the protein MRIDLANSRLAKSRDHNYYGNLAGTLFASIIVSPLSMTIFEIKTQLDTLRDKVLLLGGKTEDAVHRAMRSLKERDSDLARSVCEDDKLIDLMELEIDQLAVEILATRQMAEHDLRFVVSVAKITPILERIADHASSIAEAAIVLNNEPQIDSYIDFSLMADIAGGMLSESLNAFTSEDAGASREIIGRDRELDRCYRRVFDGLIQTMVKSPMAANGAARLLFVAKNIERIGDYVKDICELNVYLIEAVFIKHSARM; this is encoded by the coding sequence GTGCGAATAGATCTTGCGAATAGTCGGTTGGCAAAATCGCGTGACCATAACTATTACGGCAACTTAGCAGGAACATTATTCGCCTCGATCATAGTTAGTCCTTTATCGATGACAATTTTTGAGATCAAAACACAGCTTGATACGCTCCGCGATAAGGTGTTACTGCTTGGCGGTAAGACCGAGGATGCGGTGCATCGGGCAATGCGATCACTTAAGGAGCGAGATTCTGATCTCGCCCGTAGCGTTTGCGAAGATGACAAATTGATCGACCTGATGGAACTCGAGATCGATCAATTGGCGGTTGAAATACTTGCAACACGGCAAATGGCGGAGCACGACCTTAGGTTTGTAGTGTCGGTAGCCAAGATAACGCCGATCCTTGAGCGAATAGCTGATCACGCATCAAGCATCGCTGAGGCCGCGATCGTTCTCAATAACGAGCCGCAGATCGACAGCTATATAGATTTTTCATTGATGGCTGATATCGCCGGTGGTATGCTGAGCGAATCTCTCAATGCCTTTACATCAGAGGATGCCGGTGCATCGCGTGAGATCATCGGCCGTGACCGTGAATTGGACCGTTGTTACCGCCGCGTTTTTGACGGATTGATCCAGACAATGGTCAAGAGCCCGATGGCGGCCAACGGGGCCGCTCGCCTTTTGTTTGTTGCCAAGAATATCGAACGCATTGGCGACTACGTTAAAGATATATGCGAACTTAACGTATATCTGATCGAGGCCGTGTTCATTAAGCACAGTGCTCGAATGTAA
- a CDS encoding sterol desaturase family protein → MQEANIYTYLTPIALFFVLIEVGLCLAYRRDYIHFPEAVANFGTALANQTVNVLVAAGVYVIYGCLWENYRLFTIELNWWTFILLLLGVDFIFYWVHRWGHAINILWAAHSPHHSAEEMNFMVALRASVTQRFSSFLFFWPLALIGFQPLHIYMMSGIHLFIAFLHHTEFIGKLGWFEKYFTTPSHHRVHHGVNFPYLDKNFGEFLIIWDKIFGSFAEENEKVVYGIYNHPQSWNPININFHYFIVLWRDAVAAPFLWDKIRVWFMPAGWRPRGLPDKPMIEITTQNQIKYRPLMFDKSRVYILLQLAVGVFLMLGVISNLLKWTTEQRWLGAILLWWHVINWSGVLEARPWLWISENLRILVTAFAVISFNALYQPSGFLFVVIAISAFSFIWTNLYFRPGSPKLEIA, encoded by the coding sequence ATGCAGGAAGCCAATATCTACACATATCTGACGCCGATCGCACTATTCTTTGTGCTGATCGAGGTCGGATTATGTTTGGCATACCGACGAGACTACATTCATTTTCCTGAGGCAGTTGCAAACTTCGGCACCGCCCTCGCCAATCAAACCGTGAATGTACTTGTTGCCGCCGGTGTTTATGTCATTTACGGATGCCTTTGGGAAAATTACCGGCTTTTTACGATCGAGCTCAATTGGTGGACATTCATTCTGCTTCTGCTCGGCGTCGATTTCATCTTTTATTGGGTGCACCGTTGGGGGCACGCGATCAACATACTGTGGGCTGCTCACTCGCCTCATCATTCGGCCGAGGAAATGAACTTTATGGTCGCCTTGCGAGCCAGCGTGACCCAGCGGTTTAGTTCATTTCTGTTCTTCTGGCCACTCGCTCTCATAGGTTTTCAACCGCTCCACATCTATATGATGAGTGGTATTCATCTGTTCATCGCATTTCTCCATCACACTGAATTTATCGGTAAACTCGGCTGGTTTGAAAAGTATTTCACAACGCCGTCGCACCATCGCGTCCATCACGGGGTCAATTTTCCATACCTCGACAAGAATTTTGGCGAATTTCTGATCATTTGGGACAAGATATTCGGATCGTTTGCCGAGGAAAACGAAAAGGTCGTTTACGGCATCTATAATCATCCGCAAAGCTGGAACCCGATCAATATTAACTTTCACTATTTCATCGTCCTTTGGCGCGACGCAGTTGCGGCCCCATTCCTTTGGGACAAGATCCGCGTTTGGTTTATGCCCGCCGGATGGCGTCCACGGGGTTTGCCGGACAAACCGATGATCGAGATCACCACGCAAAATCAGATCAAATACCGTCCTCTGATGTTCGACAAGTCACGCGTGTATATACTGCTCCAACTCGCGGTCGGTGTCTTTCTAATGCTCGGCGTCATCTCAAACCTACTTAAATGGACCACTGAACAGCGTTGGCTTGGTGCGATATTGCTATGGTGGCACGTTATTAATTGGAGCGGCGTTCTCGAGGCTCGGCCTTGGCTGTGGATCTCTGAAAATTTGCGGATTTTGGTCACAGCTTTTGCCGTAATCTCCTTTAACGCCTTGTATCAACCGTCCGGTTTTCTTTTTGTCGTGATAGCCATATCGGCATTCTCCTTTATTTGGACAAATCTTTACTTTCGCCCCGGCAGCCCGAAACTCGAAATAGCCTAA